One part of the Bicyclus anynana chromosome 8, ilBicAnyn1.1, whole genome shotgun sequence genome encodes these proteins:
- the LOC112051557 gene encoding fatty acid-binding protein-like — MSADEWCHTMDEFLGKQYVMVAHEHFDEYLVFLGLGYIYRKAAINLWPIHVLTRNEDGTYTFALKSKLASSSCTFKLGETFEETRADGVKVEALIILEGNVMRHTQIDSNGKISTHIREFYPDKLVVTTTAAGFDKTVTRVFNLVK, encoded by the exons ATGAGTGCAGACGAGTGGTGCCACACTATGGACGAGTTCCTCGGGAAACAATACGTTATGGTGGCGCATGAGCACTTCGACGAATACCTCGTGTTTCTGG GTTTAGGTTATATTTATCGTAAAGCAGCAATCAATTTGTGGCCAATCCATGTACTGACACGCAACGAAGACGGCACTTACACATTTGCATTAAAATCCAAGTTGGCTAGCTCATCGTGTACCTTCAAACTGGGGGAGACCTTCGAGGAGACGAGAGCCGACGGTGTCAAG gttGAGGCGCTCATAATTTTGGAAGGGAATGTGATGAGGCACACACAAATAGACTCAAATGGCAAgatatcaacacatattcgagAATTTTATCCGGATAAACTTGTAgtg ACGACCACGGCCGCAGGATTTGATAAAACAGTAACAAGAGTTTTCAATTTGGTTAAATAG